The Actinoplanes sp. N902-109 genomic interval CCTTCGCCGACGCCTTCACCGCGAACGACGACGACGTCAAGGTCGTCATCACCCTCGGGGGCAGCGCATCATGACCACCGCCTCGCCCACCGCCTCGCCCACGCGGCCCCGGGTGGTCATCATCGGCGGCGGGTTCGGCGGCCTGCGGGCAGCCCGCGGCCTGCGCCACACCCGGGCCGACGTCGTGGTGATCGACCGGGTCAACCACCACCTGTTCCAGCCTCTGCTCTACCAGGTCGCCACCGCACTGCTGCCGCCCGGTGACATCGCCCCGCCGCTGCGCCAGGTCCTCGCCGGCCAACCGAACACCCGCGTGGTGCTCGGCGAGGTCACCACCGTCGACCCCGGTGCGCGCACGGTACAGGTCGGCACCGCGGACGGGCAGACCCGGCAGATCCCGTACGACTACCTGGTGGTCGCCGCCGGCACCAGGGACAACTACTTCGGCCACGACGACTGGGCCGACGTCGCTCCCGGCATGAAAACCCTGCGGCAAGCCGTCGATTTGCGGGGGCGGCTGCTGCGCGCCTTCGAGGCGGCCGCCGTGAGCACCGACCCGGAGGCCCGTCGGCAGTGGCTGACCTTCGCCGTCGTCGGCGGCGGCCCGACCGGCGTCGAGCTCTGCGGGCAACTCGCCGCCCTGGCCCGGCGCACCCTGCGCCGCGAGTTCCACACCCTCGACCCCGCCGACCTGCGGATCGTGCTGGCCGACGCCGGCGAGCACGTGCTCGCGCCGTTCCCGCAACCGCTGCGCCGGCACACCCACCAGCGGCTACGCCGGCTCGGCGTGCACATCCTGCTCGGCCACACCGCCACCGCGATCGACGGGACGGGTCTCACCGTCGCCCCCGCGGACGGCGACAACTCCGCACACCGGCGCATCGACGCCCGGACCGTCGTCTGGGCCGCCGGCGTCACGCCCGTACCCCTCGCCGCGCAGCTGGCCGACGCGACCGGCGCGGCCACCGACCACAAGGGCCGCATCCGCGTCGGCGACGACTGCTCGCTCCCCGGACACCCCGAGATCTTCGCCATCGGCGACCTGGCGAACGTGCACGATCTGCCCGGTATCGCCGAACCCGCCATCCAGCAGGGCCGCTACGTCGCCAAGGTCATCGGCCACCGGCTCGGCCACGGCACCTCTCCCGGGCCGTTCCGCTACCTCGACCTGGGCACCATGGCCACCATCAGCCCGCTCGACGCCGTCGCCGACATCCGCGGCCTGCACCTGCACAGCATCCCCGGCAAAGCCGCCTGGGCCGGCGTGCACCTGGCCTTCCTCGTCGGCTGGGCCAACCGCGCCGCCGTCCTGGCCACCTGGGCGTGGGCCTTGAGCACCGGCCGCCGCCAGCAACAACTCATTCTCACCCCGCGGGTACCGCAGTACACGTCGTCAGCCGGCGACGCCATGCGGTGAGCGCCCCGGCACCACTTCGAACCTTGACCGGGGCAGCCCTGCCCACCCAGTACGGCTCAGCAGCCACCTCGGCCGGACCCTCGGCCGATGCGGCAGGCACGGCACGGGCCAGAGAGACGGGACAGCCGACATGACCGATCGAATCGCCGACATCTGGGGTGCCCGTACCCCGCACGACCGGGGGACCGTCTGGCCCGCCCGCGTCGACCTGCACCTGTCCGACGGGCTGGCCGAGGGAGACGTCGACCGATGGGTGCAGAGCGCCTGCGTGCTCTGCAGCAACGGATGCGGGTGTGACATCGCGGTCAAGGACGGCCGGATGGTCGGCGTCCGCGGCCGGGTCACCGACGTGGTCAACCACGGCCGGATGGGCCCGAAAGGCCTGTACGGCAGCACGCCGTGGGCGCGGTCCGCGGACCGGCTCACCCGTCCGCTCGTACGGCAGGGGGGCCGGCTTGTCGAGACGGACTGGGACACCGCGATGGGCCGGGTCGTGGAAGTGTCGAAGCGGTTGCTGGCCGACCGGGGCCCGCTGACGCACGGCTTCTACACCAGCGGGCAGCTGTTCCTGGAGGAGTATTACGCCCTGGCCGTGCTGGGCAAGGCCGGTGTCGGCACCCCGCACATGGACGGCAACACCCGGTTGTGCACGGCGACAGCGGCGGCCGCGTTCAAGGAGTCGTTCGGCGCCGACGGGCAGCCCGGTTCCTACACCGACATCGAGCACTGCGACGCGATCTTCCTGTACGGGCACAACATGGCCGAGACGCAGACCGTGCTGTGGATGCGCATCCTGGACCGTACCCGGGCCGACGACCCGCCGGCGATCGTCTGTGTCGACCCGCGCCGCACCCCGGTCGCCGAGGAAGCCGAGCGCACCGGCGGCGTGCACCTGGCGCCGAAGGTCGGCACCAACCTGGCCCTGATGAACGGCCTGACCCGGGAGCTGTTCGTCAACGGCTGGGTGGACCGGTCCTGGGTGCAGGCGCACACGCTCGGCGTCGACGACCTGCGGGCGACGGTCGAGCCGTACACCCCGGACGAGGTCGCGCGGATCTGCGGGATCGACCCGGACGACCTGCGCCGCGCGGCACGCATCTTCGGCGAGAGCGGCGCCGTGCTGTCCACCGTGCTGCAGGGCTTCTACCAGTCGCACCAGGCCACCGCGTCGGCCGTCGCCGTGCACAACCTGCACCTGCTGCGCGGGCTGATCGGCCGGCCGGGCTCGGGAATCCTGCAGATGAACGGGCAGCCGACCGCGCAGAACAACCGCGAGTGCGGCGCCGACGGCGATCTGACCGGCTTCCGCAACTGGGACAACGAACAGCATGTCCGGGAGCTGGCGAAGCTGTGGAACGTCGACCCGCTGACCATCCCGCACTGGGCGCCGCCGACCAACGCCATGCAGATCTTCGGCTACGCCGAGGAGGGTTCGATCGGCCTGCTGTGGATCTCCGCCACCAACCCGGCCGTGTCGATGCCCGAGTCGGCCCGGATCCGGCGCATCCTCGGCGGCGACCAGTGTTTCGTGGTCGTTCAGGACCTGTTCCTGACCGAGACCGCTCAGCTCGCCGACGTGGTGCTGCCGGCGGCGGGCTGGGGCGAGAAGACCGGCACGTTCACCAACGTCAACCGCACTGTGCACCTGTCCGAGAAGGCCGTCGACCCGCCCGGCGAGGCCAAGAGCGATCTCGACATCTTCCTGATGTACGCGGCGGCGATGGACTTCCGCGACCTCGACGGCGAACCGCTGATCCGGTGGCGTACGCCCGAGGAGGCGTTCGACGCCTGGCGGGAGACCACCCGCGGCCGCCCGGTCGACTACACCGGGCTGACCTACGCCAAGCTGCGCGGCCCGACCGGCATCCCCTGGCCGGTCAACGACGACGCCCCCGAGGGCACCGACCGGTTGTACGCCGACGCGGTGTTCCCGACCGCCACCGACTACTGCGAGACGTACGGCCACGACCTGCTCACCGGCGCCGCGGTCACCGAGCAGGAACATCGCGCTGTGCGCCCGGACGGCCGGGCGTTCCTCAGGGGCGCGGCGTACGTACCGGCGCACGAGGAGCCCAGCGACGACTATCCGCTGCTCTACACCACCGGCCGGACCGTCTATCAGTTCCACACCCGCACCAAGACCGGCCGGTCCCGCTCGCTGAACGCCGCCGCCCCGGATGCCTGGGTGGAGCTGTCCGCGCCCGACGCCGACCGTCTCGGCATCGCCGAGGGTGACGTGGTGCGGGTCGAATCGCCGCGCGGCGCCATCGAGGTCCGCGCCCGGGTCGGCCGGGTCATGCCGGGTGCGGTGTTCGCGCCGTTCCACTACGGCTCCTGGGACCTCGACGGCGTCGGCCCCGGCGAGCAGAAGCGGCAGGCCAACGAGCTGACGATGACGGTCTGGGACCCGGTGTCCAAGCAGCCGTACTTCAAGACCGCCGCCTGCCGGGTCGTCAAGGTCCGCGACGGCGACGGACCCGCGCCTGCCCCGACCACCGCCGCCTCGGCTCCGGCAAGCGCGCCCGTGCCCGCCACCGCCGGCGGCGCGGCCACCGTCAGCCGGCTCGTCGACACCCCGGACTACCTCAACGATCCCGCACAGACCGCTGCGACCGGAGACGCATGATGCACCTGGTGACCTACATCGGCCTCGCCCACCGCACCGGGCAGACCCTGGCCGACTCGTTGCGCGTCGTCGGGCAGGGGCACGCCCGGCACCCGGACGTGCTGTTCACCTGTCAGGCCCTGGCGAGGATGAGCGACGATCACGTCCGGCGACTGACCCCGATCATCGACCGGTACGGCGAACAGGGCCACGGCGACGACGTCGAGGAACCCGAACGGCTGCACGCCGCCGGCCTGGCCGAGGTCCGCTCCGGACCGGTCGGACTCCTGCGCGACCTGCAGGACCTGCACGTGCTCGGCGCCTTGGCGCAGACCACCTGGACGGTGATCGGCCAGGCCGCGCAGGGGCTGCGCGACCACGACCTGCTGCGGCTGGCCCGCGACGCCGACGCCGACACCTCGCGGCAGCTCTCGTGGCTCAACACCAGGATGAAAGCCGCCGCCCCCCAAGCTCTCATCGTGGCGCAGTGACGGTCATGGCCGACCGGCGCCGCTTCGCGCACGCATTCCTGGGCAGCGCCGTCGCCGTCGCGGTGGCCGGCACGGTCGCCGCCCTCACCCATCAGCCGTGGCTGTTCCCCAGCCTCGGTCCGGCCGTCATGCTGCACCTGGAAAAACCGCGGTCCCCGGAGTCGTCGCCCCGCAACACCTTCATCGGGCACGCCGTGGCCCTGCTGGCCGGGTACGCGGCGCTGCGGGCATGCGGGCTGACCGGTCACCCGTCGGCCCTTCAGGAAGGTGTCACGACACCGCGGATCGCCGCGGCCGCGGGGTCGCTGGCCGTGACGACGCTGGTCCTGCTGCTGCTGAAGGCCTCGCACCCGCCCGCCGGCGCCACCACCCTCATCGTCAGCCTGGGCCTGCTGCACACTCCGGCCCAGCTGCTTGTCGCCGCTGCAGCGGTCGTCGTCGTCACTGCCGTCGACTGGGCCTACAACCGCGTGACCGGCGCCCGGATGCCCTGGTGGTCCGCCGCTGAACCGCGGCCGGCCCGCGACTCCGGATGACAGACGCCGAGGGTGCGCGTGGCGTCGCCTCCGGAGCCCGGGGCTCAGTCGTCAGTTGAGCAGCGGGCCGAGACCGGAGCGGCTGAGCTGCTGGTGCACCCGCGGTGCGGCGTGCACGATCTCGACGTCCGCGTGGTGGGTGGCGGCCTCGTCGTATCCAAGGCGCAAAGCGTTCATGCCCGCGTCGGAGATCGCCGGCACCGCGGTGAGATCGACGACGATGCGCTGGGGCTCGGTGGCGGCCAGCACCATGGTGAACCGGCCGCGGAGCAGGTCAGCCGCCTCGTCGGACCGGATCTCGCCCTGCGGCTCGATGGCGATCGCCATGGTGGGCTCGGGCAGTTGATGCGTGTTGATCACGTAGGTCATCGTGTCTCCTTCCGCCGGAGGCCGCGTCGTGCCGCCTGTTCCTCCACTGTTTCCCGCGCCTGTGACGATCACCGCGCGGCAGCTGCACATGCGTGTGACAGACCGATGTCATCCGCAGGTGGCATGGACGCGCTCGCGCGCCGCCGTACGTTTTCGGCCGCGCTGTCGCCCGGAAAGGCGGTGGGCAGGCGCCTGGCCTGACCGGGCGGCGGAGCACGACAGGTCCGGGACGATCGCAGGACAGCGGGTCCCGGATCGTCACAGGATTGTCGTGGTTTCCGCGGCCCCGCCCGGTGACCATCGAAGGATGGAGCTGATGGTGTGGATTGTCGTCGCCGTGGTGTTCGCCGTCGCGGAGATCTTCACGACCACGCTGTTCCTGCTGATGTTCGCCGCCGGAGCCGTCGCTGCGGCGGGCGCTGCCGGGCTGGGTGCGCCCGTCCCGGCGCAGGCCGGAGTCTTCGTCGTCGTCTCGGCCCTGACTCTCGCGGGGGTCCGGCCCGCGCTGCATAGGCGGCTGAGCCGGTCGGCCGGGCCCAGCTTCGGCATGGAGCGGATGCGGGGTGCGTCCGCCGTGGTGGTGGAGCAGGTGGACGCCGGCCACGGCATGGTGCGGGTCGACGGCGAGTTGTGGCAGGCACGCGCGCTCGAGGGCATGGGCACCAGCGTTCCCGGCGAGCGGGTCCGCATCGTCGACGTCAGCGACGGCACCGCGCTGGTGTGGCCGGCGGCCCTGCCCGGCGGTGCCGCCGATCCCACCCTCGATTGACCTTCCTTCCCCACGCGAGCCGCTACCCGCACGAGGTGGTACCAAAATGGACGCAGTTCTCGGCACCGTTGTCGCTGTCATCGCTCTGCTGGTCGTCATAACCCTCGTCAAAGCCGTCCGGATCGTGCCGCAGCAACGGATGGACGTCGTCGAGCGCCTGGGCCGCTACCGCACCACGCTCGGCCCGGGCCTGAACCTGCTGGTCCCGTTTGTCGACGCCGTGCGCAGCAAGGTCGACATGCGCGAGCAGGTCGTCTCGTTCCCGCCGCAGCCGGTGATCACCTCCGACAACCTGGTTGTCTCGATCGACACGGTGCTGTACTTCCGGGTGGTCGACCCGCAGCGCGCCACGTACGAGATCTCGAACTTCCTGCAGGCCATCGAGCAGTTGACGGTCACCACGCTGCGTAACGTGATCGGTTCGCTGGACCTGGAGCGGGCGTTGACCAGCCGGGAGGAGATCAACCGGCATCTGTCCAGCGTGCTGGACGAGACGACGGGCCGGTGGGGGATCAAGGTGACCCGGGTGGAGATCAAGGCGATCGAGCCGCCGCCGAGCATCCGTGACTCGATGGAGAAGCAGATGCGGGCCGAGCGGGAGCGCCGGGCGACGATCCTGAATGCCGAGGGGCACAAGCAGGCGCAGATCCTGACTGCCGAGGGTGAGAAGCAGGCGGCGGTGTTGCGTGCCGACGGTGATCGTCAGTCCCAGATCTTGCAGGCTGAGGGTCAGGCGAAGGCGATCCGGACGGTGTTCGATGCGATCCACACGTCGAATCCGTCGCAGAAGGTGTTGGCGTATCAGTATCTGCA includes:
- a CDS encoding NAD(P)/FAD-dependent oxidoreductase, which produces MTTASPTASPTRPRVVIIGGGFGGLRAARGLRHTRADVVVIDRVNHHLFQPLLYQVATALLPPGDIAPPLRQVLAGQPNTRVVLGEVTTVDPGARTVQVGTADGQTRQIPYDYLVVAAGTRDNYFGHDDWADVAPGMKTLRQAVDLRGRLLRAFEAAAVSTDPEARRQWLTFAVVGGGPTGVELCGQLAALARRTLRREFHTLDPADLRIVLADAGEHVLAPFPQPLRRHTHQRLRRLGVHILLGHTATAIDGTGLTVAPADGDNSAHRRIDARTVVWAAGVTPVPLAAQLADATGAATDHKGRIRVGDDCSLPGHPEIFAIGDLANVHDLPGIAEPAIQQGRYVAKVIGHRLGHGTSPGPFRYLDLGTMATISPLDAVADIRGLHLHSIPGKAAWAGVHLAFLVGWANRAAVLATWAWALSTGRRQQQLILTPRVPQYTSSAGDAMR
- a CDS encoding molybdopterin oxidoreductase family protein; the protein is MTDRIADIWGARTPHDRGTVWPARVDLHLSDGLAEGDVDRWVQSACVLCSNGCGCDIAVKDGRMVGVRGRVTDVVNHGRMGPKGLYGSTPWARSADRLTRPLVRQGGRLVETDWDTAMGRVVEVSKRLLADRGPLTHGFYTSGQLFLEEYYALAVLGKAGVGTPHMDGNTRLCTATAAAAFKESFGADGQPGSYTDIEHCDAIFLYGHNMAETQTVLWMRILDRTRADDPPAIVCVDPRRTPVAEEAERTGGVHLAPKVGTNLALMNGLTRELFVNGWVDRSWVQAHTLGVDDLRATVEPYTPDEVARICGIDPDDLRRAARIFGESGAVLSTVLQGFYQSHQATASAVAVHNLHLLRGLIGRPGSGILQMNGQPTAQNNRECGADGDLTGFRNWDNEQHVRELAKLWNVDPLTIPHWAPPTNAMQIFGYAEEGSIGLLWISATNPAVSMPESARIRRILGGDQCFVVVQDLFLTETAQLADVVLPAAGWGEKTGTFTNVNRTVHLSEKAVDPPGEAKSDLDIFLMYAAAMDFRDLDGEPLIRWRTPEEAFDAWRETTRGRPVDYTGLTYAKLRGPTGIPWPVNDDAPEGTDRLYADAVFPTATDYCETYGHDLLTGAAVTEQEHRAVRPDGRAFLRGAAYVPAHEEPSDDYPLLYTTGRTVYQFHTRTKTGRSRSLNAAAPDAWVELSAPDADRLGIAEGDVVRVESPRGAIEVRARVGRVMPGAVFAPFHYGSWDLDGVGPGEQKRQANELTMTVWDPVSKQPYFKTAACRVVKVRDGDGPAPAPTTAASAPASAPVPATAGGAATVSRLVDTPDYLNDPAQTAATGDA
- a CDS encoding HPP family protein gives rise to the protein MADRRRFAHAFLGSAVAVAVAGTVAALTHQPWLFPSLGPAVMLHLEKPRSPESSPRNTFIGHAVALLAGYAALRACGLTGHPSALQEGVTTPRIAAAAGSLAVTTLVLLLLKASHPPAGATTLIVSLGLLHTPAQLLVAAAAVVVVTAVDWAYNRVTGARMPWWSAAEPRPARDSG
- a CDS encoding STAS domain-containing protein — encoded protein: MTYVINTHQLPEPTMAIAIEPQGEIRSDEAADLLRGRFTMVLAATEPQRIVVDLTAVPAISDAGMNALRLGYDEAATHHADVEIVHAAPRVHQQLSRSGLGPLLN
- a CDS encoding NfeD family protein — its product is MELMVWIVVAVVFAVAEIFTTTLFLLMFAAGAVAAAGAAGLGAPVPAQAGVFVVVSALTLAGVRPALHRRLSRSAGPSFGMERMRGASAVVVEQVDAGHGMVRVDGELWQARALEGMGTSVPGERVRIVDVSDGTALVWPAALPGGAADPTLD
- a CDS encoding SPFH domain-containing protein is translated as MDAVLGTVVAVIALLVVITLVKAVRIVPQQRMDVVERLGRYRTTLGPGLNLLVPFVDAVRSKVDMREQVVSFPPQPVITSDNLVVSIDTVLYFRVVDPQRATYEISNFLQAIEQLTVTTLRNVIGSLDLERALTSREEINRHLSSVLDETTGRWGIKVTRVEIKAIEPPPSIRDSMEKQMRAERERRATILNAEGHKQAQILTAEGEKQAAVLRADGDRQSQILQAEGQAKAIRTVFDAIHTSNPSQKVLAYQYLQSLPQIANGTANKVWMIPTEFTQALEGLGGALGGLAGMAGDEPSDKVDAGAVEREAVAAAEAAAAEARAVGAQVREAEAQVSGGNGPEDLPALEGVPPASVVGTTRP